TCTACACCATATGATGTGAAGGGTTTGCTTAAAGCGGCTATTCGTGATGATGATCCTGTCCTTTTCTTTGAGCACAAACGAGCTTATCGGATGATTAAAGGAGAAGTTCCGATGGATGACTACACATTGCCAATCGGAAAAGCTGATGTGAAGCGCGAGGGAGAGGATATTACCGTTATTACCTATGGATTATGCGTTCACTTTGCATTACAGGCTGCTGAACGACTTGCATCCGATGGAATATCAGCTCATATTTTGGATCTAAGGACCGTTTACCCATTAGACAAAGAAGCGATTATTGAAGCAGCATCTAAAACAGGGAAGGTCTTGCTTGTTACAGAAGATAATAAGGAAGGCAGCATTATTAGTGAGGTGGCAGCGATCATCGCTGAGCATTGCTTATTTGATTTAGATGCGCCAATTAAGCGTTTGGCTGGTCCAGATGTTCCGGCTATGCCATATGCCCCGACAATGGAAAAATTCTTCATGGTTAACCCGGATAAGGTTGAAGCGGCAATGCGGGAACTAGCGGAGTTTTAAAATAGAGCAAGCATTATGGAGAGTAAATTTGTTAAGCTGGCAAGTAAATTCGTTGAGCCGGCAAGTAAATTCGTTGAGCGGGCAAGTAAAATACCGAATCTGGCAAGTAAATTCGTTGAACGGGCAAGTAAAATGCGAAACCGGCAAGTAAATTTACAAAACCGGCAAGAAAACCAACTCGGTTAAAGGTAAAGGAGGGTTAATCCTTGACAATAGAACAAATAAAAATGCCTCAGCTTGGAGAAAGTGTAACGGAAGGCACGATTAGTCGCTGGCTAGTATCAGTTGGCGATACCGTAAATAAATATGACCCATTAGCTGAAGTGATGACGGATAAAGTGAATGCAGAAATTCCATCCTCGTTTGCAGGTGTTATTAAGGAGTTAATTGCTGAGGAAGGTGATACGCTTGCAGTCGGTGAAATTATTTGTACAATCGAAGTAGGGGGTGAAGCTTCTGCACCTGTTGTTCATCATGAACCGAAAGTTGACCCTGTCGTTTCCGCTGCCAAAAATATTGCAGCACGATTAGCAGCAACTCCGTCTAATACTCAATCAGTAGCGGCTCCTGCTGCAAAAGTAGTCAAAGCAGAGGGGAAGGTCCGCTTTTCACCGGCTGTTTTGAAGCTTTCACAAGAGCATGGAATTGACCTTACGCAAGTTCAAGGAACTGGAGCAGAAGGTCGAATCACGCGAAAAGATTTATTAAAGCTAATTGAAGAAGGGACAATTCCAGCACCAGGTATTCATACTGCAGAGGGGGTTCCTTCGGTAAACATAAACGAGATTGAACGTCCTGCGCAGCCTGAACTTCTTACACAAAAACCTGTATCTACCAAACAACCAGTTGCGTCCTCACCAATTAGTAACGCTACGGGAGATATTGAAATTCCTGTAACAGGTGTTCGCAAAGCAATTGCGGCCAATATGGTACGAAGTAAGCAGGAAGTACCACATGCATGGATGATGATTGAAGTAGATGTCACCAACCTAGTACAATACCGTAACGCCATCAAAAACGAATTCAAACAAAAGGAAGGCTATAATCTTACTTTCTTTGCCTTTTTTGTTAAGGCTGTTGCCCAGGCATTAAAAGCTTATCCGCAAATTAATTCGACATGGGCTGGCGATAAAATCATTCAGAAGAAAGATATCAATTTGTCGATTGCAGTGGCAACGGATACTTCATTATTTGTTCCTGTCATTAAAAATGCAGACGAAAAAACAATCAAAGGTATTGCTCGTGAAATTTCCGAATATGCAGCGAAAACCCGTTCTGGAAAATTAACGTCAGAGGATATGAGTGGTGGAACGTTTACCGTTAACAATACAGGCTCCTTCGGTTCGATTCAGTCGATGGGAATCATTAACTATCCACAAGCAGCGATTCTGCAAGTGGAATCGATTGTGAAGCGACCTGTAATTTTAAACGATAACATGATTGCGATTCGGGATATGGTTAATCTTTGCCTATCGCTTGACCATCGTGTTTTAGACGGCCTCGTTTGTGGACGATTCCTGCAGCATTTAAAAGAAACACTTGAAAACATTTCAAAAGATAATACTTCAATTTATTAAAATATAACCGTTGCGCAAAGGCGTAACGGTCTTTTACTGTTCTAAGTAAAGAAAGTATATAATTTTGATGGGTGACTAGCTCCAGCGGCTAGGGGCTCGGGGTCATAAGTTAACCACTTGCGATTTTCTTATAGGCTATGTTAAAGAACGGTGTTGATTTTTGAGCACTCTGTTGATTGGAGCGGAAGGTGCGAGACTCCTGCGGGAGCAGCGGGACAGGTGAGACCCCACAGGCGCAAGTCGCGCCGAGGAGGCTCACTGCCCGCCCCGCGGAAAGGGAGCACCTGTAGCGGAAATCAACAGACAAATTTAACACAGCCTTCTTATAAAAAGAGGCTGACTTTTCCGATAGAAAAGTCAGCCTTCCAAAATGTACCATGAAAGTAA
The DNA window shown above is from Bacillus sp. T3 and carries:
- a CDS encoding alpha-ketoacid dehydrogenase subunit beta — its product is MAVISYIDAVTMAIREEMERDSKVFVLGEDVGLKGGVFKATQGLYEKFGEERVIDTPLAESAIAGVGIGAAMYGMRPIAEMQFADFIMPAVNQIISEAAKIRYRSNNDWNCPIVIRAPYGGGIHGALYHSQSVEAVFANQPGLKIVMPSTPYDVKGLLKAAIRDDDPVLFFEHKRAYRMIKGEVPMDDYTLPIGKADVKREGEDITVITYGLCVHFALQAAERLASDGISAHILDLRTVYPLDKEAIIEAASKTGKVLLVTEDNKEGSIISEVAAIIAEHCLFDLDAPIKRLAGPDVPAMPYAPTMEKFFMVNPDKVEAAMRELAEF
- a CDS encoding dihydrolipoamide acetyltransferase family protein — encoded protein: MTIEQIKMPQLGESVTEGTISRWLVSVGDTVNKYDPLAEVMTDKVNAEIPSSFAGVIKELIAEEGDTLAVGEIICTIEVGGEASAPVVHHEPKVDPVVSAAKNIAARLAATPSNTQSVAAPAAKVVKAEGKVRFSPAVLKLSQEHGIDLTQVQGTGAEGRITRKDLLKLIEEGTIPAPGIHTAEGVPSVNINEIERPAQPELLTQKPVSTKQPVASSPISNATGDIEIPVTGVRKAIAANMVRSKQEVPHAWMMIEVDVTNLVQYRNAIKNEFKQKEGYNLTFFAFFVKAVAQALKAYPQINSTWAGDKIIQKKDINLSIAVATDTSLFVPVIKNADEKTIKGIAREISEYAAKTRSGKLTSEDMSGGTFTVNNTGSFGSIQSMGIINYPQAAILQVESIVKRPVILNDNMIAIRDMVNLCLSLDHRVLDGLVCGRFLQHLKETLENISKDNTSIY